The window TAGTAAGTGGAATATGAGTTGAGATTTGAGTTTGAAAATTCACATTATACAGAGGGAATAGCAATAACTGAGCTTTACAGCAGGATAAAATAATTAGCAAACAAGGTTCTGGTGTAGAATTTGTTGGAATTTGAGTCATATGGGGCCTTTGTGTTGTTGGCCTTGAGACTCAGATTCAGCAGTTGTGGATGAGCTTAAGTGTTATATGAAGAAAGGAGATGTCTCAAGGGTTTAGACCTAATTAAGTAGTGCAGTGAAGCCAGGAGCTGTTCAGTCTTGATTTCCAGAGAGGTTCCCACACAAAGTCATCAACTATTTTTGTAAAACTTCTTAAAGATTTCCCTTCTGAATACTAGGTATTGATCCATTTCACTGAATATGAATAATATGAAGCGCTTAAGAATCTGAATTTCTGGTACTTCTTAATCTTTGAACTCTTCCTCAGACATGTGTAAAATTCATGCTTAAGCACGTATGAATGCTGCAGCATAGTTAGAAAGGCCAGAatgttctgtgtgttttttttttttaaattcagtttgctACTCTCAGTAGCAGTATTTCTGTGACTTCTTCACTCTGGTTTTCTGCCCAGTGAGACCTTCCCACTGTGAAAGTGGTATTCAATCTATTCCATGAATGCAGTATGTTTCCCAAATTCCTGTTTTTGTATCTGGATGCCTGCTTCATACTTGTGTCACAAAAACTACATATTATCATTCAAGTATGTCTTCCATTTTGGCAATTGCTTCAGGCAGCTTCAGTAAAACCTTAAGGTGGTTTTGTCACAGGTGCTCTCTTCCTATATGGCAGCCCCACTGCGTGCACTTAGTGAGGTCTTGTTTATAACCACAATAGTATAATCAGTACTGGCATTAGTGGCACTGTTGAGCATGCTGCTATTGATAGAAGGCCACAGAGAGACACAGATGATCTAGAGTTTAAGGAACAATTCTGGCAGAGAGCTATGCTTGAATTCTTTTCTTTGGCAGATGAATTAATTTGACACAGTACTTAAGAGTTCTGATATACATTATTCTATTGACAGAGCAAACAGCAAGTGTGCTAATACAGTTCAGCCTGCGAAGTAGTTGGCCAAGATACACACGTACTTACATAACTGTTCTTTGCATTATCATAAAACTGACATTTCCATAACAATTTTGTTATTAGTAAAAATAACCTCAGATTCTATGTTTCAGAGTAAGCAAGCTGCAGGGGGggaaaagaacttcaaaaatgttgtatgaggaaagaagaaaggaaaaaaacaacacaagtcATTTTCAAACACTTCCGTTCTCAAAAGTCATAAAATCTATGAAAGACATAATTGTACTTTCTTCCAAAACAGTCTGTGCAATAATTAGAGTTTAAAAAGGTGCACAGGAGATGAAGGTGATCTTACTAGGAGAAGATAAGTATGTATGTTCAGTTGAAATGGGATTAGGACAATAAGAAGAAAGCTGTTAGGGCAGTTGTGcaagttttctctgttttgacGTTGGGCATCAAACACTTGGAGCTTTCAGTGAGTGTTCTTTGACTTAGAGACGATCAGAATCTAGCACAAATGATGAATTATGCCATACCCCCACTGTAAAATTCTTACAGAAATATAATTGATTACAAACTGCATAATATAAAACACGAGTCCAAATTTTTATACCTACTTTTATGTACAACCCTATTCACAGTTGGCAAACAAGTTGTTTTTCACAATTTTATAGCTTGCTATTGTCTGTGCAGCTATAATTCTACCTGAACAATCATTCAATGAGCAAAAATGAGCATATTTAATACAACAATTTGAACTAAGCTATTTAGAACATTTTCATCAAAGTctgaatgaaatgaaacaatgcAGTCCTCCCTGCCCTATGTGAAATAATTAAGTGTTATTTGCAGGTAAAAATGGGGCTACTTTCCTATGTGCTACCTTCGTAATGTTATCTATATGGAACAGATGAGTTCCAGAGTGTCAGGACAGTATTTCTCCAAAACTTCTTGGAATCTTGATTCCGTAAACTCTTCAGATGTTAAAATAACCAAGAAATTAATTACTAGATAGGAAACTTGTTTGCTTTCTATGAAGCAAAATCTATACAGGTACTTATATCATAATTGCTCTACAACTTGCACTGCTCAGTACAAGTACGTGTTCTTTTATTTGTAACAGTAGACAAGACAAAGTGAGTCAGGGTACAAGATGAGAAGTTACctcctttctgttttggaaaagctactttttcaaaacatttttcatcctGATATTGAAAGCAGTGTGTCACCTTGGCAGTTTTGCTTGTACAAAAAGGCATCTCAGTCTTTCACAGTCTTTCTGACCAAACTCAGAGCTGTATTTCAGTTCAACTGCTACGCTTAGCAGCAAAGCTGGTTATGAGTGATGGCCTCTTGTAtcaagaagaaaggcagagagacaAGAGAAGGGGTTTGTAATCATATTACTGACCGCGCTGGATATTCTGCTGAGCTCAGGCTGTTTTTCTATTGATACACTGACAATGCCAGAGCAGTTCCTCTGCACTTGAGCCACTCGTTTTCCTGCTTCACTCAACACCAGTTGTGCAGGAAAACCTGCTTATAGCAtcataaaatgagaaagtgcTGGGAATGGTTACAGGTTAATACTAGCATTGCCAAATTATTTaaattgttgctgtttttacaTTTGCCAAATATATGACCAATGTGCTACGTTCTGATGGCACCCAAATGTAATTGCATTCAGCTTCATAGTTTGCTCTTATGAGTTCTTCAAACTAAAGAGAATTACAACCAGTTTCCTTCCCATTCCTGCCAAGAAAAATTAGATGGCCAGACAGATTGTGTTAAATTAGAGGAAGGGAGAGACTACGTCAggttaatattttccttttttttttttttttttaaattattttcagaaacaggtAACATTTTACataggagaaataaaatgtgctttGATTTCAGATGCTTCTACTTTAGGAAGATATCTTTTTGCATGGAtgtttatatattaaatatataaaaatgcaatgtATTATCAAAATAGAATTATGtaaataagagaagaaaatgtatatgAAAAGCACGTTAAACTTTCTGGATTGCATCTGTTCTCACTAATTTATGTTCAGGAGTGCCACgattctttatatatatatacatgatGAGATACAGATAACTGAATTAAAGTTAATGATAAGTAACTACTTTCTAGACAAActtctacagagaaaaaaagatcttaatCTGCTTTTTAATGGTGTTTTCAGTTAAGAGATGCATCCATCCTGACTTTGAATTGATAAGCatagaaagagatttttaaaatgaacataaCTGAGGTGATTGGAATATTTATGCCTTTATTACCCAAAGCCACATCTTTGTGGACAAGAAGTACCACATGCAAGTCTGCCAAAGCGTACCGCTCCATCTGTTAGCAGCCTTGGCCAACAGGTCACAAGATGGAACTCCAGAAGGATTTGGTGGTCATCTCCCTTTTGTGAAGGCAATCCAGTCCATTCCGGTGACAATTGGGCTTACTCAAAATTGCTTTTCATCaaatactttttaatgtttttattaattttgtacacattatttttattgccatATAGGAGCTGAATAACAGATAAATTATTTGTTACAAGGAAAACTACATTTCTTGATGAAATATCTTGAATTGTGAAAGGGAGTTTAGAATCTGTGCCCCTCCTTGAAGATATCTAATTTTTTGACTCTACAGTCTTAATGTATACCAAATTTTATACATCGTTATTCTTGTGCCTGTATAATTAGATGTAACCCAGCTGTGACAATTGACAGCAATTGCTTTTGAAGGAAAGGTGGCATAACCAAAAAGTTAGTGTTTTGCAACTTCAAATTTGGCAGCATTTCTGCTCTgcgcagattttttttttaatttaaattggCAATGAGAAACATTTCTCAAGTTACGAAGCAGAAATCCAGCCTAACTTTTTAAAGCTTAGCACCACAATCTGATGTAGATCCTGAAATGGACCACTACTTGTACAGAACAGTGAAGAAAAGGTCTTCTATTGGTGCTTTTCCACCAAGGTGGGGCTGTCCCTGGTCACTGCTGCGgcgttggactagatggcctttaagggtcccttccaactccaaggaatctatgattctattctatgatttagcTTTCAGGCACTGGACACTTGAGATCTCTGATCATAAGGCACTCATGGTATCTTCCAGGAGGAACGGTCACAGTGTGTGCAGTGAAAATACTGAGGAAGGATCTTCCTGTGGTGGTAGGGGCACGGTGCAGCCTCGGGGAAGGCTGTGCCTGGGTGTGGGAGCAGCACCATCATTCCGTCCCCTGAGCCGCGGCCTGCGGGCCCTTCCCGGGGCACTCCGCCAGGGGCTCCGGCGGCCGCCAGGTGGCGCTGTAGCCCCGCTGCCACGCGCCGCGGCCGCGTCCCCGCCCCTCCGCCATGGCCGATGTGGAGGACGGGGACGAGCCCGGCGCCCCCCACTCGCACGCGGGATCCTCGGCTTCTAAGGCGGGCGGCCCCGACAAGATGTTCTCGCTGAAGAAGTGGAACGCGGTGGCCATGTGGAGCTGGGATGTGGAGTGCGACACCTGCGCCATTTGCCGGGTGCAGGTCATGGGTAAGCGCCAGCCGGCAGGGCAGGGCCCGGCCCGCCATGGCCGCCGTCACCGCCGCGGGGCAGAGTGCCCGCCCGCGCTACCGGCGCTGCCCCGCGGCTGCCCTCCGTCGGGCGACGCGGTTTCCGGCCCAGACTGGCCGTGCCCCTCCTTCACCCTTCCTCCTCCGCGCCGGCGGCGAGAGCCGTTCCCGCTTCCCGAGGCGCCCTTCGCGCTGAGGGCCCCGGACGAGCTCGGGCCGCGGTGCGCGCTCACCTCAGGGAGGCCTCTCCCGCCCGGCGGGCCGCGCCGCTGTGTGCCGGGGCCGTCAGCCGGGGCGCGGCCCGCCCTGCGCGGTGCCGCCTGCGCGGGCTGTGTGTGGGCGGCGGGCGCGGCGCGGCTGGCGGGCGTGCCGGGGCTGCAGTACTGCCGCCTGCGCTTGCTTTGAAGCAGCGCTGTGGGCGTATAGAGAAGTGCGTTTTTGCTTATCTTAATACGACGGCTTTGGCGCTTTTCCCAAGCTCCCTAGTTTCTACCGCAGTTCAGCTCACGTGAATATACTGAGAggtttatttggaaaaataagggCTTGGTTTACCTGGTTTTAAAGTAGTTTTGGAGAGCAGCCTAGTCAGTGACCGGCATTAGTATTTTGTGATGTGTTTTGCTAGTATGGTATTTATTTGCGGTATTTGAAAATTCTTGAAGTTCTTCTGTTATACCTGCAGCCgtttttattgctcttttttttttttttttttttttcttctgttgtgcTGCTCTCTGAGGCACAGCTGCCTTGGAAGCCCCCAGCCTTCTGCAGGGCCCACGAGCATGGTTCTGCACAGCCACTCTGCTTCAGGTTCCCCGAGAAGGAGGCAGAATGTGCAGCGTAGTCATGTTCTGTATGTGTTTCTACTGAGAATGTTCAGGAGAACAGAGATGCGGACTGAAGTAAGAGGTCACGCTTTTGTGTTTGTACAGTGAGCAGAGACCGCTGTGGAAATAGGCTTAATCTTCTGTGAGTAAGCAATAATTTTAAGAATGCGTTAAGAACTGTGgcatagtttaaaaaaaaaaaagtcaaactgtTACCCAGAcgttttgtttaaaaatatatatatatatatatatatatatttaattttttgttattagGCCACGGGACTGTTTCTCATCTGAACATAGGAGAAAAATCTGGTAACTGTTTCTGGGAACAAACCCACTGCCAGAACGTGAAACTTGATCGTTACTGACTCGGGTTCAGCAGTTCCGCACTGACCCTGCCAGAGCTGGCCtggctcctgcagagctgctgcggCACTGCCCCCtttggctgcaggcagtgccagGCCTATGCTGGCTCTGCGTGTTTGAAGTCAGCGTTTTTTGATTGTGGAAGGGAGGGAAGTATTAGCTGGCCTCATTTGCTGCTGGTTTAACTCTTTGAACTGATGTGAGTGAGATTCAGTggtcacagaaaagaaagaaacaagactTAATGGCAGATCTTAGCTGGAACAGGCAGGATTGCGGCAGTAGTGAGTTACACTGGCTAAATTTTCTTAAGCTGACACGTTTAGAATTGCAGTGCCGGGTTGGGGACAGCTTATACTGACGTGGTTGCTGTGGTTCATGTCTTGTCCATTTGAAAGTGCAGAGCTAGGGCTGGGATAGGAAAGCTGCCTTCTGAGTGGCTGCCAGTCCACCCCAGCTGACTGTCCAGCATACTGGGTGACTCCAGATCAGTTTGCTTCTATGTACTATGGAATAGCATCTGAATATTCCCTGTAACTTGGCACCTAGtactgtggaaataaaaattaagggAACAGATATCAGGAAGCTTTGTTTGCCACCTTACCTTCATCTAAGTGAGGAAAGGGCAGCTGCTTCAGAGTTTCTATGCTCTTTGTTCTGTATTAGCTGAGAAAATGAGGACAGAGCAGGTGAATCTAAAATAGAGCAGCTGGCGATATCTGGGAGaaatattcaaattaaaattcctGTAGCATGCTATGTTTTTGTCTTCTAGGGAAACATGATCCAGCTGGTGACCTGCAGGTCAAGTCCAACCTGCGGGGCATTTGTTAACTGTTACCTTCTCATTGGAGGAAACCAAGATGGGTTTCAACTGCGTATGCTGCCATAGTAACTGAATGGTTTCTGTTGTGCGTAGTACGTGCCCGCATGTCTGAGGCAGTCTGTGTCAgtgcagaagagaaacaaagctgttCTTCTGCTCTGTATGTGTGCCACAGTACTAAGCCTGGATGATGTGACTTCTTTCTCCGTGATTGCTGAATCTGTCATCCAACCCTGTAGCCATGGACCGGAGCATATAAAgtagataaatatttttaattaggtGGTTTTCCACATTTGTCTCTTGAGTTATAGTATCAAATTGACCAGTGTTTAAAAACGCGTTTGTATGCATTTGTGACTCTGTGAAAATTACGTGCAAGTTTCCATTAAGTAAAGATATTGTATAAAAGGATGGTAGCAGGAGGTGGGGGTTGTGGTGAGAGATGTAGAggccaaagaaatgaaaattgtgaatgttttccttaaaaGGAGATAAAGGAGATGCtgacatctgaaaaacaaagtccTGTAATTAGGGTTTGGCTGTgtgcttgctctgctcttaaTGTGCCTGAGTGCCTTGGCACAGACCTGCTGGTTGTTGTATCTGCAGAATGGAGAAggctttttttcagcagaagttgagaaaatacacagcaatggaaaataaaatttgttggGCGGTTTAGGGTTGTTCTGATCTCTTTCAGATAGATATTCCATCATCTCATGCACTGTTTGAAATTTGGGGTGGGGCTGAAGTGGAcaacaaaagagatttttaccttttaaagttggttttaaagtttaatttttttcgTCAGTCAAGCATATTCTTAAGATGGAATCTTGAGCATCAGATTGAGTCTTGTTCTTGTTTACTTTTAGATGCCTGCCTTAGATGtcaagctgaaaacaaacaagaagatTGTGTTGGTATGTAGTGATTTCATTCGCTTGTTTTTCAGTTAAAGCTTCTCTCAGTAGGGTGCGTTTCCAAGTTTGAAGGGATTACTGATTTTATTAATGATCAGAATCAAACTGCTGTTTTGTTATACAGTGTGTCGTCTCTTTACATTAGTAATACtttgcactttattttttgAGTGCTACTAGAATTAGCGTTAAGGTCGGGCGTGCTGTAGAACAGGACGCTTTCACGTCTGCGGTGTCAACATCCACACAGCGGTGATGTTTGAGTTCTCATCCTGACTGTAACTCAGCAGAGGGTAACGCCTGCCTTTGAAGCGGGCTAAGAAATGGCTCCTCTTTCCTTCTGGGGTGCATGCCAGAAAGTGTGATGCTAGTACCCACGGAAGCATTCTATTCTCAAATAAATTTTTGACTGTATTAAAAGTGATGTTTTTCCCAGTGTTGATTCAGGCACAGTGGAGGCaattgcttggtttttttttttcagttttcatttgaaaaagtgTAATCACTTGTTTGCTATAATGCTGTTTAATTATGAACATACTTTAAACTGCTTGCCAACATATGCAGAAGCAAATTGTGTCTCAGTTCCGATATATTTAAATTGGAAACAGTAAAAATTCTCATATTGTTTGCTTTAAACCTTTAAGTCAACTCTTAAGCTAGTGGTAAGGCCTTCCACACCcttgttctttctgctttgaagtATATTGTCTCAAAGTTAACCCGCTGTTGTTTCTGATCATTGTTTTAACCAGAACAGGAATTTCCTGTTTCAGATGCCTTAGTTGGCTTGCTAAGTGTCCtgtttaaaataggaaaaaaaaacaacacataaaTTACAGCACTCCTTTGGTTGGTACTCTTATATTTCAGTAAGGAAAATGTGAGCtaatagggaaaaaaacaaagcaactaaTATTTATGAGTACATGGGCAGTATGCAACCATGGGCAATTGTAGCCCATGAACAgcttctgatttattttgctaGAATAGCTATTTTGAGGCTATATACTGTGTCAAATGTTCTTCCTTGATTTCACACAATTTAAATGCAGCATTGCAGGTGAGAATTTGGTAATATTCTGTTGTACGATATTAAGTCAGTAGTGCACTGGTGATGTTTTGGAACGTGAAAGTCAAAATGAAGCACATACCCAGGGCAGAACTGATATTCACAGATCTGTTTCACGTGTGAGAGGATGTGTGACAGTGAACTGAGAAGTATCATCAGAATGACCACAGTCATCCAGACTCAGTGGATAAGTCAGTGATGacacattttgtcttttaaaggTTTTGTAAGTTTATGGTGGTCTTAAACATCTGAGAAGGATAACTTGGACCttgcaggaagtgttgatcaGACGCCTGAGCATGACTGGAAcatgttctttcttctctttcagtggTTTGGGGAGAATGCAATCATTCCTTCCACAATTGCTGCATGTCCTTGTGGGTGAAACAGAATAATCGTTGTCCCCTCTGCCAGCAGGACTGGGTAGTCCAGAGAATAGGCAAATAAAGACACTGGAAGTTGTTTCTGTTGGACTTGTTGGAGTTGAGTATGTCTTATGCCATACACTCATACAGAAGAGTGGAAGCTCTCGATCGTGGCATGATGTATTCAGTTTATCTGCAACACGGAACAGTGTGGTTTTGCTGTGTGCTCTTTGCTGTACTGGGAGGCAATGGTGAGTCTTATTGCAGGTATTTCCacaactgaagaaagaaaggcacTGCATTAATGAATGTGTCTGTTATGATTTGGCTGTTAACTATATCAAGAGCTTAGAAATGTGATGGTGCGGATTGTTTGTACACCAAATACAGCTCATTTAATGTTTCTACTTAGAGCaatgaattaatttgaaaaggAGACCTTAATATTAAATCTGATATGCTGTATAGTTTACTGTCTGATAAATTAATTTGGTTTTGGATAAATAcatcattttctaaataatactGTATACAAAAACACGATCAGTAAGTTTTTTagcaagtattttgtttttttaatctgagtAGTGTGTGAACACTAGCATTCTCATGTAGGTTTTCTTTATGGCTGAAGAAAATTTGTTGCATCTCTGAAATCTACTGCTGTGTAATATTCTACATATTTTCTGCAATTGTAGTTACTCAAATTTAACCACATCTGTAGTTCTGTATTTATATTCCTTTTAAACTTCATGGACACAATTACTTTAAATCCAGAAATTTTTGATACAAGGACATGTATTGGATCTCAGTTAACTAGTGGTGTAAACCGTGTTGTTGGTTAGCTGTCTAGtatagaaaacaaacataagCAGTCACTTTAATGTCCCAAGGAAAGCAGGTACCAATTAGATCTAGGAATATAATGTTAAACTTTGCTGTTATCAGAATTCATTTATAGAAATTTCTTCATTGTTACTTTATTGGATTACACGTTTGTTTTGGGATGTAAGAGAAAGCATTGTTCCACTTCTGTGGAAATCCTCAATATATCATCTTTTTGATATGATCAGACCTGTGATTTTTCCTGCACATATTTAAGTGCTTTACCCTAAGTATCTGAGGTAACTACTATTAATCTGAACAtatgttctgttgttttttttaaatatatgtatgtaacGGAGTTATTGAATTACTGTTTTAAGTCTGTAAGAAATTCAGACTTAATAAAATGGTTAATAAACTTGGGTGGAATTGAAGTAATATTATATGCTTATTCTTTTTACATCAAATTGAGATTAATAACATTTAAGATCAATACATTTCTTAGCAGATATGTTTCTATTtagtgctgtttattttaagtatatttaaagAGAATGATCTCCATTGTATAGATTAGTTCCAATGACAGTCTTTGATTTTTGTCATTACATTTCCATGCAGAGTTTACTGGGGTTTTGTTTAGTAGTTGtaatcttgtttttaaaatgttttgtatgttttaaatacagcttttgtGTCACTGTCAGTGTATCACGCTAGTTGTTACCATCTCAGATGATGTCTTTCTTAGCATTTAGATAACAGTAGTAATGAAGTGTATATAGCATTTGGGTGGTTGTGGAGTATTTTGTCTTCATCCTTTCTATTTCTGTGAAGACATTCTTCctaaaataatatctttttagatgtgaaaataatttactaCCTATTTTTGTCTGCCAGAATTTGGTCACAGGTTACGTCCCCTAAAAATCTCTTACTTTCATCTTGTCCCCCCGGAGaactttttccttcattttactTGGATTTATGGGACCATATGGATATGGACAGTAGCAAAGTAATTTTCACCTTGCTTTCTGTTCACATGTCACATACACGGTACTAATAGCTGAGAATCGTAATTGAAGAACAATCTTCCTATGTGCTGGCTCAGACAGGTGTTAACACAAATGAGATATTAGGAAAGTTACTGTTGAGATTGAAGCAGCTGCTATTTGtggattttttcctctaacTGGGCAAATTTAGAGAAATTTTGAGaagttgaaaaagaaataaacccATAACTGGTACACTTGAAATGTTTGAAACGGTTTGGAATCATTGTAAAGTGTAGGTTAAAATGAACTCAGACTGCCTGGTTTCATCTTCTGCTGAAAACTGGCGCTTAGGCCTGGCTGTCCTGGGCACTCAAGATTtgagtcttctttttttctcagtttcttggGGAACTCTTCCCATGTTTAATTGCTCTCATAGTGAAAAATCATCTTATATCCAGATGAATAAATACATCGCTGGTGCGGCTTCTTCCCCTTGCCTGTCATGCTGCCACAGAGCATTCTGCTGAATAGAGAACCTCCATCTTGTCTTGTTCTACTTTTTAGTAGTTAGTATTTGTTTAACGTTGGAAGTCTGAGGTTGGAGTCCTTATCCACTTCTTCCCCAGCTTTTGCTGCACGAACAAGCTGATTTGCTTCATGCTGACTGCATGCCGTCGAGTTCTTTAGCCTTTAAATCACGTTGGTGGCCTTTGCTGGACTCCCATGAGTTTTTCGTTGTCTCTCACGAATTCAAGGAACAAAAACTGGGCGGTGTTCCAGGTAGGCCATAACTTAGGTGGAAAAAGGAAGTGTATGGCCACTGGAAACGAGGGTGGGCAACGTAGGAAGACTACAGAGATGCTGTTTGCCATTGTAGGGAGAAAATTTGTGCATCCAAAGCTCAGTTAGAGTTGAAGCTGTGGGGGACaataagcagaatttttttaaaatacattaacagcAGAAGGACAAGCAGAGATAACATTGGTTCGTTACTTGATGAGAATGGTCATCTTAGAGAGATAGACAAAGCAAAGAtgtttaatgccttctttgcctctgtcttcaaCACAGTTCATGGGCTGTGGGACCTCAAGTGCCATGAGTTGGAGGACCATGACTGCAGCAACGATCAATTCTTAGCCAGGCCTGGACTTGTGTGGGATTTACTGTTCCACTTAGATGCATCTAAGTCTGTGGGATCCAATGGGATTCATCCCTGGGTTCTCAGAGAGCTGGCCAATGTCATCACAAGAactctctgaaatatttttcagcagtcttgGGAATTTGGAGAGGTCCCAGTTGACTGGAAGGTGGCAAATGTTTCAATTTTCAGTAAGGGCAAAGAAGAAGACCCTGGCAATTACAGACTTGTCAGTCTTACTTCAGTGCCTGGTAaaattctggagaaaataatgctagaagttactgaaaaacacttgaAGGATAATGCAGTCTTTGATCACAACCAACACAGGTTCACAAGGGGTTTGTCCTGTTTAGCtgacttaatttccttttatgacaagaTCACCCCTGTCATTGACCATGGGAAGCCAGCTGATGTTATCTTCAGTAAAGCTTTCAGTA of the Numida meleagris isolate 19003 breed g44 Domestic line chromosome 4, NumMel1.0, whole genome shotgun sequence genome contains:
- the RNF7 gene encoding RING-box protein 2 isoform X1; translated protein: MADVEDGDEPGAPHSHAGSSASKAGGPDKMFSLKKWNAVAMWSWDVECDTCAICRVQVMDACLRCQAENKQEDCVVVWGECNHSFHNCCMSLWVKQNNRCPLCQQDWVVQRIGK
- the RNF7 gene encoding RING-box protein 2 isoform X2 → MADVEDGDEPGAPHSHAGSSASKAGGPDKMFSLKKWNAVAMWSWDVECDTCAICRVQMPALDVKLKTNKKIVLWFGENAIIPSTIAACPCG